The Kitasatospora paranensis genome has a window encoding:
- a CDS encoding tetratricopeptide repeat protein → MRSLPLLLTTVLLCGRLAAFGALDRGQPPGVPTSADGARHAGGAPPADGSLARAVAVDQQRLREVPGDAAGWARLGGEYVEQARLTADPSYYPKADEALHRSLTLTPEDNVDALTGLGALANARHLFAEAGEFARQALAASPLHWPAYAVLADARTQLGDDAGATDAVQHLLDLRPGTASFTRAAYDLEQHGRTDDARAALRQALDGAYDPADQAFCRYQIAELDRNAGRTADALTGYRKALATDPGYTAALAGQARAEAALGRTDDALRDYADAVGRVPLPQYLLELGELQESLGHPDRAREQYRLLRAEQDLAAANGVVDDLTAGQFQADHGDPAEAVRLLRAEWGRRRNVLVADALAWALHRSGADGEAIGFAEQAAAHGWDDNALFLYHRGEIERALGRSGEARTHLAKALATDPAFNPLQARAARASLTALGG, encoded by the coding sequence ATGCGAAGCCTGCCCCTGCTACTCACCACCGTCCTGCTGTGCGGCCGCCTGGCGGCGTTCGGGGCCCTGGACCGCGGGCAGCCGCCCGGCGTCCCGACCTCGGCGGACGGCGCCCGCCACGCCGGCGGCGCCCCGCCCGCGGACGGCTCGCTGGCCCGCGCCGTCGCCGTGGACCAGCAGCGGCTGCGCGAGGTGCCCGGCGACGCCGCCGGGTGGGCCCGCCTCGGCGGCGAGTACGTGGAGCAGGCCCGGCTGACCGCGGACCCGTCGTACTACCCGAAGGCCGACGAGGCGCTGCACCGCTCCCTCACGCTGACGCCGGAGGACAACGTGGATGCGCTCACCGGCCTGGGAGCGCTCGCCAACGCCCGCCATCTGTTCGCCGAGGCCGGCGAGTTCGCCCGCCAGGCGCTCGCTGCCTCGCCCCTGCACTGGCCGGCCTACGCCGTTCTCGCCGACGCCCGGACCCAGCTCGGCGACGACGCCGGCGCCACCGACGCCGTCCAGCACCTGCTGGACCTGCGGCCCGGCACCGCCTCCTTCACCCGCGCGGCCTACGACCTGGAGCAGCACGGGCGGACCGACGACGCCCGGGCCGCGCTACGGCAGGCCCTCGACGGCGCCTACGACCCCGCCGACCAGGCCTTCTGCCGCTACCAGATCGCCGAACTCGACCGGAACGCGGGCCGCACCGCCGACGCGCTCACCGGCTACCGGAAGGCCCTGGCGACCGACCCCGGGTACACCGCGGCGCTCGCCGGGCAGGCCCGCGCGGAGGCGGCCCTGGGACGCACCGACGACGCCCTGCGGGACTACGCCGACGCCGTCGGCCGGGTGCCGCTGCCGCAGTACCTGCTCGAACTCGGCGAGCTCCAGGAGTCGCTGGGCCACCCCGACCGGGCGCGCGAGCAGTACCGGCTGCTGCGTGCCGAGCAGGACCTGGCCGCCGCGAACGGCGTTGTCGACGACCTGACTGCCGGTCAGTTCCAGGCGGACCACGGCGATCCGGCCGAGGCCGTCCGGCTGCTGCGGGCCGAGTGGGGGCGCCGCCGGAACGTGCTGGTGGCCGACGCGCTGGCCTGGGCACTGCACCGCAGCGGCGCGGACGGCGAGGCGATCGGCTTCGCCGAGCAGGCGGCCGCGCACGGCTGGGACGACAACGCCCTGTTCCTCTACCACCGCGGCGAGATCGAACGCGCGCTAGGCCGCAGCGGCGAGGCCCGGACCCACCTGGCGAAGGCCCTCGCCACCGACCCCGCGTTCAACCCCCTGCAGGCTCGGGCGGCCCGGGCGTCGCTCACCGCCCTCGGCGGCTGA
- a CDS encoding HAMP domain-containing sensor histidine kinase, translated as MRRLWPTTVRARATAGASLVVAVALALASFALLGLLDANLLQNAESDAERQAATVAQLAAAGELDHVRPPTHGADFIQVVDAHGRVLSSSANLVGAPPLAPAPPEPGTSYHTWFVEPVSGEHRQRVVQVTTDTPDGLVAVYAGTSLRDVDAADTTTATALAFGVPLLLAMVALVTWRVTGRALRPVEAIRAEVAEITDRDLHRRVPVPDTRDEIARLAATMNATLDRLESSGVRQRRFIADASHELRSPITVLRTQLEVALAVQDRELWPGLIGGALEDVERLQQLAADLLLLARIDAAQPVAAVPLDLSELVGDAVRSRRGDRVPVHTRLEPGIAMTGSHLWLARVVTNLVDNAQRFADRRVDVVLRADGGRHGRTAVLEVVDDGPGIVAADRERVFERFTRLDDARSRDHGGAGLGLPIARDLTAHHGGTLTAEDSPQGARLVARLPVQPAAPTD; from the coding sequence CTGCGGCGGCTGTGGCCCACCACCGTCCGGGCCAGGGCCACCGCCGGCGCCTCCCTGGTGGTGGCCGTGGCGCTCGCGCTGGCCTCCTTCGCGCTGCTCGGGCTGCTCGACGCCAACCTGTTGCAGAACGCCGAGAGCGACGCCGAGCGGCAGGCCGCCACCGTCGCCCAGCTCGCCGCCGCGGGCGAACTCGACCACGTCCGGCCGCCCACCCACGGCGCCGACTTCATCCAGGTCGTGGACGCCCACGGCAGGGTCCTGTCGTCCAGCGCCAACCTCGTCGGCGCGCCCCCGTTGGCCCCCGCCCCGCCGGAACCGGGCACCAGCTACCACACCTGGTTCGTCGAACCCGTCAGCGGCGAGCACCGCCAGCGGGTCGTGCAGGTCACCACCGACACCCCGGACGGCCTGGTCGCCGTCTACGCGGGCACCTCGCTGCGCGACGTGGACGCCGCCGACACCACCACCGCGACCGCCCTCGCGTTCGGCGTCCCGCTGCTGCTCGCCATGGTCGCGCTCGTCACCTGGCGGGTCACCGGCCGCGCCCTGCGCCCGGTCGAGGCGATCCGCGCCGAGGTCGCCGAGATCACCGACCGGGACCTGCACCGCCGGGTCCCGGTGCCCGACACCCGGGACGAGATCGCCCGCCTCGCCGCCACCATGAACGCCACCCTGGACCGGCTGGAGTCCTCCGGCGTCCGCCAGCGCCGGTTCATCGCCGACGCCTCGCACGAACTGCGCAGCCCGATCACGGTGCTCCGCACCCAGCTGGAGGTGGCGCTGGCCGTCCAGGACCGCGAGCTGTGGCCCGGGCTGATCGGCGGCGCCCTGGAGGACGTCGAGCGCCTGCAGCAGCTCGCCGCCGACCTGCTGCTGCTCGCCCGCATCGACGCGGCCCAGCCGGTGGCGGCCGTCCCGCTCGACCTCTCCGAGCTGGTCGGCGACGCCGTACGGTCGCGCCGCGGCGACCGCGTGCCGGTGCACACACGGCTGGAGCCGGGCATCGCGATGACGGGCAGCCACCTCTGGCTCGCCCGGGTGGTCACCAACCTGGTCGACAACGCCCAGCGCTTCGCCGACCGGCGAGTGGACGTGGTGCTGCGCGCGGACGGCGGCCGGCACGGTCGGACGGCCGTGCTGGAGGTCGTCGACGACGGACCGGGCATCGTGGCCGCCGACCGCGAACGGGTCTTCGAACGGTTCACCCGGCTCGACGACGCCCGCAGCCGCGACCACGGCGGCGCCGGCCTGGGCCTGCCCATCGCCCGCGACCTGACCGCCCACCACGGCGGCACCCTCACGGCCGAGGACAGCCCGCAGGGGGCCAGGCTGGTCGCCCGGCTCCCGGTGCAGCCCGCCGCCCCCACCGACTGA
- a CDS encoding high frequency lysogenization protein HflD, whose protein sequence is MAVPRFPVRTAVAASGALFLLALAAPAAQAHPLGNFSLNHYLGFTVHRDSVEVLAVTDTAEIPTLQEQPSVDRNGDGTVDDAELAAWAGAQCTRTAQRLKVTTDQPATTLAWSTESARFAYQDGAAGLRTSRLECTLRAALHLPAAGTTLHIAGGTDPGRVGWNEITARGDGTTLDRTDVPARSVSNELRDYPRDLLASPEGVTRAEVHARPGGGAATAAGVTVRADGSGPTAWLAGLDSRLTRLGAAQRLTLPLGLLAVLLAVVLGAGHALLPGHGKTVMAAYLAGRRGRTRDAVTVGATVTVTHTAGVLVLGLGLTAFSSLAGDVLLGWLGVLSGALVALVGAGLLRDALRRTRTGRRARHNAAPALGTHPAKELAHAAAAPASSGRHEEGHDHGHHHGHGHHHGDEQHDHGHGPDHDHDHGHDHGHGHGHHGHRHGLFGGGHHHHHEPDSGRRNLVGLGIAGGLVPSPSALVVLLGAVALGRTLFGAALVVAYGLGMAATLTAVGLLLVRVGDRMAGANDGRLLGRLRRITPYSGLLTALLIVTVGLGLVFRSLPSTL, encoded by the coding sequence GTGGCGGTTCCGCGTTTTCCCGTCCGGACGGCCGTGGCGGCGTCGGGCGCGCTCTTCCTGCTCGCCCTCGCCGCACCCGCCGCCCAGGCCCACCCACTGGGGAACTTCTCGCTCAACCACTACCTCGGCTTCACGGTGCACCGCGACAGCGTCGAGGTCCTCGCCGTCACCGACACCGCCGAGATCCCCACCCTCCAGGAGCAGCCGAGCGTCGACCGCAACGGCGACGGCACCGTCGACGACGCCGAGCTGGCCGCCTGGGCCGGCGCCCAGTGCACCCGGACCGCCCAGCGCCTGAAGGTGACGACCGACCAGCCCGCCACGACGCTGGCCTGGAGCACCGAGTCGGCGCGGTTCGCCTACCAGGACGGCGCCGCAGGCCTGCGGACCAGCAGACTCGAATGCACGCTGCGGGCCGCCCTGCACCTCCCCGCCGCGGGCACCACCCTCCACATCGCCGGCGGCACCGACCCCGGCAGGGTCGGCTGGAACGAGATCACCGCCCGCGGCGACGGCACCACCCTCGACCGAACGGACGTCCCGGCCCGCTCCGTCTCGAACGAGCTGCGCGACTACCCGCGCGACCTGCTGGCCAGCCCGGAGGGAGTGACCCGGGCCGAGGTCCACGCCCGACCCGGCGGCGGCGCCGCCACGGCGGCCGGGGTCACCGTCCGGGCGGACGGCTCCGGTCCCACGGCCTGGCTGGCCGGCCTCGACTCCCGGCTCACCCGGCTCGGCGCCGCGCAACGCCTCACCCTGCCACTGGGCCTGCTCGCCGTGCTGCTCGCCGTCGTGCTCGGCGCCGGCCACGCCCTGCTGCCCGGCCACGGCAAAACGGTGATGGCTGCCTACCTGGCCGGGCGGCGCGGCCGCACCCGCGACGCGGTCACCGTCGGCGCCACCGTGACCGTGACCCACACGGCCGGCGTCCTTGTCCTCGGACTGGGCCTGACCGCCTTCTCCTCACTGGCCGGCGACGTCCTCCTCGGGTGGCTGGGCGTGCTGAGCGGCGCCCTGGTCGCGCTGGTCGGCGCCGGCCTGCTGCGGGATGCGCTCCGGCGTACCCGGACGGGCCGTCGCGCACGCCACAACGCTGCCCCGGCCTTGGGCACGCATCCGGCGAAGGAGCTCGCCCACGCGGCAGCGGCACCCGCCTCGTCCGGTCGCCACGAGGAGGGCCATGACCACGGGCACCACCACGGCCACGGGCACCACCACGGCGACGAGCAGCACGACCACGGCCACGGGCCCGACCACGACCACGACCACGGCCACGACCACGGGCACGGGCACGGGCACCATGGCCACCGGCACGGTCTGTTCGGCGGAGGACACCACCACCATCACGAGCCCGATTCGGGCCGGCGCAACCTCGTCGGGCTGGGCATCGCGGGCGGCCTGGTGCCGAGCCCGTCCGCCCTGGTCGTCCTGCTGGGCGCCGTCGCGCTCGGCCGGACACTCTTCGGCGCGGCCCTGGTGGTCGCGTACGGCCTCGGCATGGCCGCCACCCTCACCGCCGTCGGGCTGCTCCTCGTCCGGGTCGGCGACCGGATGGCCGGCGCGAACGACGGCCGGCTCCTCGGCCGGCTGCGCCGGATCACCCCGTACAGCGGTCTGCTGACCGCGCTGCTGATCGTGACGGTGGGGCTGGGACTGGTGTTCCGCAGTCTGCCGTCGACCCTGTGA
- a CDS encoding DUF4331 domain-containing protein: MNVTRRPARTSSAARSAAVLTTMSLALASSALLGAGAGVSTASSHREAPLIAADPQVDNTDVYAFTSPDKQDTVTLVANWLPFQEPNGGPNFYPWADGAHYDINIDSQGTGRPDLTYRWTFHTEDQRGTNTFLYNNGVVNNLTDKTLLFRQYYTLQEIREGCDPVTLVEHGTAAPSDTGRASMPNYAGLRQQATVQLPGGGQTVATQAADPFFLDLRVFDLLYGGNLSEVGQNTLAGYNVNTLSIQVPKSRLALKGDPKRNPVIGVWSSTEKRTLKLSPGKADPVGKYVQVSRLGNPLVNEVVVPAGLKDAFNALPPSEDHNQPALVAKVLDPEVPKLVQAIYGLPAPATPRTDLQEIFLTGIAKATGGPFQVDLNSQLLNKDVNPKRFVPAEELRLNMSTPVTADPDRLGVLDGDFQGFPNGRRLGDDVVDIALQVMEGATPGHFIAALAAGDKVNTADKPFGASFPYVATPYAKAVNQPN; encoded by the coding sequence ATGAACGTCACGCGCCGACCCGCACGGACCAGTTCCGCCGCCCGTTCCGCGGCCGTCCTCACCACCATGAGCCTGGCGCTCGCGAGCAGCGCGCTGCTCGGCGCCGGCGCCGGCGTCAGCACCGCCTCCAGCCACCGCGAGGCGCCGCTGATCGCCGCCGACCCGCAGGTCGACAACACCGACGTCTACGCCTTCACCAGCCCGGACAAGCAGGACACCGTGACCCTGGTCGCGAACTGGCTGCCGTTCCAGGAGCCCAACGGCGGACCGAACTTCTACCCGTGGGCCGACGGCGCGCACTACGACATCAACATCGACTCCCAGGGCACCGGCCGGCCCGACCTCACCTACCGCTGGACCTTCCACACCGAGGACCAGCGTGGCACCAACACCTTCCTCTACAACAACGGCGTGGTGAACAACCTCACCGACAAGACCCTGCTGTTCCGCCAGTACTACACGCTGCAGGAGATCCGCGAGGGCTGCGACCCGGTCACCCTGGTCGAGCACGGCACCGCCGCGCCGTCCGACACCGGCCGGGCGTCGATGCCGAACTACGCGGGCCTCCGTCAGCAGGCGACCGTGCAACTACCGGGCGGCGGGCAGACGGTGGCCACCCAGGCCGCCGACCCGTTCTTCCTGGACCTGCGGGTCTTCGACCTGCTGTACGGCGGCAACCTCTCCGAGGTCGGCCAGAACACCCTGGCCGGCTACAACGTCAACACCCTCTCCATCCAGGTGCCCAAGAGCCGGCTCGCGCTCAAGGGCGACCCGAAGCGCAACCCGGTGATCGGCGTCTGGTCCAGCACCGAGAAGCGGACCCTGAAGCTCAGCCCCGGCAAGGCGGACCCGGTCGGCAAGTACGTGCAGGTCTCCCGGCTCGGGAACCCGCTCGTCAACGAGGTCGTCGTGCCGGCCGGCCTCAAGGACGCCTTCAACGCGCTGCCCCCGTCCGAGGACCACAACCAGCCCGCCCTGGTGGCCAAGGTGCTCGACCCCGAGGTGCCCAAGCTCGTCCAGGCGATCTACGGCCTCCCGGCGCCCGCCACGCCGCGCACCGACCTCCAGGAGATCTTCCTGACCGGCATCGCCAAGGCGACCGGCGGCCCCTTCCAGGTGGACCTCAACTCGCAGCTGCTCAACAAGGACGTCAACCCCAAGCGGTTCGTCCCCGCCGAGGAGCTGCGGCTGAACATGTCGACCCCGGTCACCGCCGACCCCGACCGGCTCGGCGTCCTCGACGGGGACTTCCAGGGCTTCCCGAACGGCCGCCGGCTCGGCGACGACGTCGTCGACATCGCCCTGCAGGTGATGGAGGGCGCCACCCCCGGCCACTTCATCGCCGCGCTCGCCGCCGGCGACAAGGTGAACACGGCGGACAAGCCGTTCGGGGCCTCGTTCCCGTACGTGGCGACCCCGTACGCCAAGGCCGTCAACCAGCCCAACTGA
- a CDS encoding glutathione S-transferase family protein, translating to MTTITTDADGAFVRSSSFVDDRITADGSDGWPVEPGRYRLVVSLACPWAHRALIVRRLLGLEEAVSVAVADPIQDHRSWRFTLDEDGRDPVLGIRYLGEAYERARPGYDAGISVPAVVDVPSGRLVTNDYPQITLDLSTEWRAHQRAGAPDLYPEKLRPAIDAVAEEIFRDVNNAVYQTGFAQSQQAYESAYHRLFDRLDTLSEHLATRRYLVGDTITEADVRLFTTLVRFDAVYHGHFKCNRAKLTEMPVLWAYARDLYATPGFGDTVDFDHIKRHYYLVHTGINPAGLVPVGPDLAGWSAPHGRDALGGRPFGDGTAPAPRPDLVGRGYRGFASPRPLG from the coding sequence ATGACCACGATCACCACCGACGCGGACGGCGCGTTCGTCCGCTCCTCCTCGTTCGTCGACGACCGCATCACCGCCGACGGCTCCGACGGCTGGCCGGTGGAGCCGGGCCGCTACCGGCTGGTGGTGTCGCTCGCCTGCCCGTGGGCGCACCGCGCGCTGATCGTCCGCCGGCTGCTAGGCCTGGAGGAGGCGGTCTCCGTCGCCGTCGCCGACCCGATCCAGGACCACCGCAGCTGGCGGTTCACCCTGGACGAGGACGGCCGCGACCCGGTGCTCGGCATCCGCTACCTCGGCGAGGCGTACGAGCGGGCCCGCCCCGGGTACGACGCCGGGATCAGCGTGCCCGCCGTGGTCGACGTGCCCAGCGGGCGGCTGGTGACCAACGACTACCCGCAGATCACCCTGGACCTCTCCACCGAGTGGCGGGCCCACCAGCGGGCGGGCGCACCCGACCTGTACCCGGAGAAGCTGCGCCCCGCGATCGACGCCGTCGCCGAGGAGATCTTCCGGGACGTCAACAACGCGGTGTACCAGACCGGTTTCGCCCAGTCGCAGCAGGCGTACGAGAGCGCCTACCACCGGCTCTTCGACCGGCTGGACACGCTGTCGGAGCATCTCGCCACCCGCCGCTACCTGGTGGGCGACACGATCACCGAGGCGGACGTCCGGCTGTTCACCACCCTGGTGCGCTTCGACGCCGTGTACCACGGGCACTTCAAGTGCAACCGGGCCAAGCTCACCGAGATGCCGGTGCTGTGGGCGTACGCCCGCGACCTGTACGCGACGCCGGGCTTCGGCGACACCGTCGACTTCGACCACATCAAGCGCCACTACTACCTGGTGCACACCGGGATCAATCCGGCCGGTCTCGTACCCGTCGGCCCCGACCTGGCCGGGTGGTCGGCGCCGCACGGCCGGGATGCCCTCGGCGGCCGCCCGTTCGGCGACGGGACGGCTCCCGCGCCGCGGCCCGATCTGGTGGGCCGCGGCTACCGCGGGTTCGCGAGCCCCCGTCCGCTCGGGTGA
- a CDS encoding response regulator transcription factor, translated as MRVLVVEDERRLAAALQRGLQAEGFAVDVAHDGPQGLWQATEQDYDVIVLDIMLPGLNGYRVCARLRAAGNEAGILMLTAKDGEYDEAEALDTGADDFLSKPFSYVVLVARLRALARRTGRRRPQVVELGDLRVDPAAHSCSRGGTEIRLTAREFAVLEYLARRPGEVVAKREILEQVWDSAFDGDPNVVEVHVSAVRRKIDAPFGRSALETVRGAGYRLAADGG; from the coding sequence ATGCGTGTACTGGTGGTGGAGGACGAGCGGCGGCTGGCCGCGGCCCTGCAGCGGGGACTTCAGGCGGAGGGATTCGCGGTCGACGTTGCCCACGACGGGCCGCAGGGCCTGTGGCAGGCCACCGAGCAGGACTACGACGTCATCGTGCTCGACATCATGCTGCCCGGCCTGAACGGCTACCGGGTCTGCGCCCGGCTGCGCGCCGCCGGCAACGAGGCGGGCATCCTCATGCTCACCGCCAAGGACGGCGAGTACGACGAGGCCGAGGCCCTCGACACCGGCGCCGACGACTTCCTCTCCAAGCCGTTCTCGTACGTCGTCCTGGTCGCCCGGCTGCGCGCCCTGGCACGCCGCACCGGCCGGCGCCGGCCGCAGGTGGTCGAGCTCGGCGACCTGCGGGTCGACCCGGCCGCGCACTCCTGCTCCCGCGGCGGCACCGAGATCCGGCTGACCGCCCGCGAGTTCGCCGTCCTGGAGTACCTGGCCCGGCGCCCCGGCGAGGTGGTCGCCAAACGCGAGATCCTCGAACAGGTCTGGGACAGCGCCTTCGACGGCGACCCCAACGTGGTCGAGGTGCACGTGAGCGCCGTCCGGCGCAAGATCGACGCGCCGTTCGGCCGCAGCGCGCTGGAGACCGTCCGCGGCGCGGGCTACCGACTGGCGGCCGACGGTGGCTGA
- a CDS encoding beta-propeller fold lactonase family protein, translating to MPPVLDPHDLYAADRPGMLAPAVQSFPARVYVPNTESDTVSVIDPATYKVIETLHVGRQPQHVVPSWDLKTLWVNNDLGNTLTPIDPATGAAGTPVDVHDPYNLYFTPDGKYAIVMASNDRQLVFRDAHTMQQVKAVPVNCAGVNHADFSSDGRYFVVSCEFSGDLLKVDTASMTVVAQQKLPMADAMPQDVKVSPDGRTWYIADMMANGVWVLNADTFAAPTLLPTGKGTHGLYVSRDSKSLYISNRGEGSISVLDFATGALKTKWWIPGGGSPDMGGVSADGKVLWLSGRYNAEVYALSTDDGHLLARIPVGQGPHGLCVYPQPGRYSLGHTGVFR from the coding sequence ATGCCGCCGGTCCTCGATCCCCACGACCTCTACGCGGCCGACCGGCCGGGCATGCTGGCACCGGCCGTACAGTCCTTCCCGGCGCGCGTCTACGTGCCCAACACCGAGTCCGACACGGTCAGCGTGATCGACCCGGCGACGTACAAGGTGATCGAGACCCTGCACGTCGGCCGCCAGCCGCAGCACGTGGTGCCCTCGTGGGACCTCAAGACGCTCTGGGTCAACAACGACCTCGGCAACACCCTCACCCCGATCGACCCGGCGACCGGCGCGGCGGGCACGCCCGTCGACGTCCACGACCCGTACAACCTGTACTTCACGCCGGACGGCAAGTACGCGATCGTGATGGCCTCCAACGACCGGCAGCTGGTGTTCCGCGACGCGCACACCATGCAGCAGGTCAAGGCCGTCCCCGTCAACTGTGCCGGCGTCAACCACGCCGACTTCTCCTCCGACGGCCGGTACTTCGTGGTCTCCTGCGAGTTCTCCGGCGACCTGCTCAAGGTCGACACCGCCTCGATGACGGTCGTCGCCCAGCAGAAGCTGCCGATGGCGGATGCGATGCCGCAGGACGTGAAGGTCTCGCCGGACGGCCGCACCTGGTACATCGCGGACATGATGGCCAACGGCGTGTGGGTGCTGAACGCCGACACCTTCGCCGCCCCGACCCTGCTGCCCACCGGCAAGGGCACCCACGGACTGTACGTCAGCCGGGACTCCAAGAGCCTGTACATCTCCAACCGCGGCGAGGGCAGCATCTCCGTCCTCGACTTCGCCACCGGCGCCCTGAAGACCAAGTGGTGGATCCCGGGTGGCGGCAGCCCCGACATGGGCGGCGTGTCGGCGGACGGCAAGGTGCTGTGGCTCAGCGGCCGCTACAACGCCGAGGTGTACGCGCTGTCGACCGACGACGGCCACCTCCTGGCCAGGATCCCGGTCGGCCAGGGCCCGCACGGCCTGTGCGTCTACCCGCAGCCCGGACGGTACTCGCTGGGCCACACCGGCGTCTTCCGCTGA
- a CDS encoding polysaccharide deacetylase family protein, with protein sequence MTAVDRRSVLRAAALGAAAAAAAACGAKGPADRATPPTATPTRPTPVPGHPAGSGSAGAAGPTAALPAGLPFEVAAGPADRGRVALTFHGQGDPAIARAVLDEAAAGGARITVLAVGTWLDEQPQVARLILDGGHELGNHTLNHRAISGMSADAAYAEIAGCAERLQRLTGSPGRWFRPSQAQDCTARVADQARRAGYQHCLGYNLDSLDYTDPGPAAVQQTVLGRVGPGSIVSLHLGHQGTVAALPGILEGLQARSLQAVTATELFS encoded by the coding sequence GTGACAGCCGTCGATCGACGCAGCGTGCTGCGCGCTGCCGCACTCGGCGCCGCGGCGGCGGCGGCCGCTGCCTGCGGCGCGAAGGGCCCGGCGGACCGCGCGACGCCGCCCACGGCCACCCCCACCCGCCCTACCCCCGTGCCCGGACACCCGGCCGGCTCCGGGTCCGCCGGCGCGGCGGGCCCGACGGCGGCACTGCCCGCCGGCCTGCCCTTCGAGGTCGCCGCCGGGCCCGCGGACCGGGGCCGGGTCGCCCTCACCTTCCACGGCCAGGGCGACCCGGCGATCGCCCGCGCCGTCCTCGACGAGGCCGCCGCCGGGGGCGCCCGGATCACCGTGCTCGCCGTCGGCACCTGGCTGGACGAGCAGCCGCAGGTCGCCCGGCTGATCCTCGACGGCGGCCACGAACTGGGCAACCACACGCTCAACCACCGTGCGATATCGGGGATGTCCGCCGACGCCGCCTACGCGGAGATCGCGGGCTGCGCCGAGCGCCTGCAGCGGCTCACCGGCTCGCCGGGCCGCTGGTTCCGCCCCTCCCAGGCGCAGGACTGCACCGCGCGGGTGGCGGACCAGGCCCGTCGCGCGGGCTACCAGCACTGCCTGGGCTACAACCTGGACTCGCTCGACTACACCGACCCCGGCCCGGCCGCGGTGCAGCAGACCGTCCTCGGCCGGGTCGGCCCCGGCTCGATCGTGAGCCTCCACCTCGGTCACCAGGGCACGGTGGCGGCACTTCCCGGCATCCTCGAAGGCCTCCAGGCCCGCAGCCTGCAGGCCGTCACCGCAACGGAGTTGTTCAGCTGA
- a CDS encoding glycosyltransferase: MLSASVGAGHDGAARELARRLEEAGYGVDRHDFLDLLPPGWGRLLRGGYALELRVAPWAWGTMLHGLERHRLLGSLAGRLSGRAAARRTRAVIGPDTAAVVSTYPLASHVLGRLRREGGLAVPAVTFLTDMSVHPLWVADGIDLHLALHPVAAAQAVRHGAADVRACGPLVGPGFRPSSSAAERRQERIRLGLPTDRPLALITAGSWGVGEVEQTAREIAASGLAVPVTVCGHNTGLRQRLLDSATGIPLGWVDDMPALLRTADVVVQNAGGLTSLEAMASGVPVVSYRCLPGHGVTNAAALDEAGLAVWIRDHAALAPALRAALASGSTAGAPAPVFDRAPAPCPPDRVVAELAGPLPAATTEAVPAVPRIGPPRQPGLPSRPEPAVLEVVS; encoded by the coding sequence GTGCTGTCGGCCAGTGTCGGCGCCGGCCACGACGGCGCCGCCCGCGAGCTGGCGCGCCGCCTCGAAGAGGCCGGGTACGGCGTGGACCGCCACGACTTCCTGGACCTGCTCCCGCCCGGCTGGGGCCGCCTGCTGCGCGGCGGCTACGCCCTGGAGCTGCGGGTGGCGCCGTGGGCGTGGGGCACCATGCTGCACGGGCTGGAGCGGCACCGGCTGCTCGGTTCGCTGGCCGGCCGGCTCTCCGGCCGGGCCGCCGCCCGCCGCACCCGGGCGGTGATCGGACCGGACACCGCCGCGGTGGTGTCGACCTACCCGCTGGCCAGCCACGTCCTGGGCCGGCTGCGCCGTGAGGGCGGGCTGGCCGTCCCGGCGGTCACCTTCCTCACGGACATGTCCGTGCACCCGCTCTGGGTCGCCGACGGCATCGACCTGCACCTCGCGCTGCACCCGGTGGCCGCCGCCCAGGCCGTCCGGCACGGCGCGGCGGACGTCCGGGCGTGCGGGCCGCTGGTCGGGCCGGGGTTCCGCCCGTCGTCCTCGGCGGCCGAGCGGCGCCAGGAGCGGATCCGGCTCGGGCTGCCCACCGATCGGCCGCTGGCCCTGATCACGGCCGGTTCCTGGGGCGTCGGCGAGGTGGAGCAGACCGCCCGGGAGATCGCCGCGTCGGGCCTCGCGGTGCCCGTCACCGTCTGCGGGCACAACACGGGCCTGCGGCAGCGGCTGCTCGACTCGGCCACCGGCATCCCGCTCGGCTGGGTCGACGACATGCCCGCGCTGCTGCGCACGGCGGACGTCGTCGTGCAGAACGCCGGGGGTCTGACCTCGCTGGAGGCGATGGCCAGCGGCGTCCCCGTGGTGAGCTACCGCTGTCTGCCGGGGCACGGTGTGACCAACGCCGCCGCGCTCGACGAGGCCGGGCTCGCGGTCTGGATCCGCGACCACGCCGCCCTGGCCCCGGCGCTCCGCGCCGCCCTGGCGTCCGGGTCGACGGCGGGTGCGCCCGCGCCGGTGTTCGACCGGGCTCCCGCACCCTGCCCGCCCGACCGGGTGGTCGCGGAGCTGGCCGGCCCGCTCCCCGCCGCAACCACCGAGGCCGTCCCCGCCGTCCCCCGTATCGGGCCTCCCCGGCAGCCGGGGCTGCCGAGCCGGCCGGAGCCCGCCGTCCTGGAAGTGGTGTCATGA